One window from the genome of Echinicola vietnamensis DSM 17526 encodes:
- a CDS encoding rhamnogalacturonidase — translation MKRYLFLLIVLLTSISPLMAQEEVFPDGSPIPDWFRQIEPTDIDQLGKHYRITDYGVVNDSTVLQTEKIQAVIDQASEQGGGIIIIPAGTFLSGSLFFKPGTHLHLEKNAVIKGSDDITHFKLLETRMEGQTLKYFAALVNADGMDGFTISGSGTLNGNGHRYWRHFWIRRQFNKNCTNMDEMRPRVLYISNSKNVQVSGISLINSPFWTSHYYKCENVKILNLHIFAPHTTEKAPSSDAIDLDACKNVLVKNCFMSVNDDAIALKGGKGPNADTDPNNGGNYNIIVEDCEFGFCHSALTCGSESIHNRNIILRRIKVTDAKRLFLLKMRPDTPQHYEYITLEDIKGSAKNMFNFSPWTQFFDLKGEKDIKFSKGNHITFRNIKLDCDRIFNSRASDQYNVSNVTMEDVKLSTSPDQVTKPEYIDNLIMKNVKINGDKL, via the coding sequence ATGAAAAGGTACCTCTTTCTACTCATTGTACTACTTACCAGCATAAGCCCACTGATGGCCCAAGAAGAAGTCTTTCCGGACGGCTCGCCCATTCCGGACTGGTTTAGGCAAATCGAACCTACCGATATCGATCAACTCGGCAAGCACTATCGGATCACCGATTATGGTGTGGTCAATGACAGTACGGTTTTACAAACTGAGAAAATCCAAGCGGTCATTGATCAGGCTTCCGAGCAAGGAGGTGGCATAATCATCATTCCTGCTGGCACCTTCTTAAGTGGCTCACTGTTTTTTAAACCCGGTACACACCTGCACCTCGAAAAAAATGCTGTCATCAAAGGAAGTGATGACATTACCCATTTCAAATTATTGGAAACACGAATGGAAGGCCAAACGCTAAAATATTTTGCTGCGTTGGTAAATGCCGATGGAATGGACGGGTTTACCATATCAGGAAGCGGTACCCTTAACGGCAATGGACATCGCTATTGGAGGCATTTTTGGATTCGTCGCCAATTCAATAAAAACTGTACCAATATGGATGAGATGCGTCCCCGAGTACTGTACATATCCAATAGCAAAAATGTGCAAGTATCAGGCATCAGCTTGATCAACTCTCCTTTTTGGACTTCGCATTACTACAAATGTGAAAATGTAAAAATCCTGAACCTTCATATTTTTGCGCCCCACACCACTGAAAAAGCCCCAAGCTCGGATGCCATTGACTTGGATGCTTGCAAAAATGTTTTGGTGAAAAATTGTTTTATGTCCGTCAATGATGATGCAATAGCTCTCAAGGGCGGAAAGGGACCCAATGCAGATACCGATCCGAACAATGGCGGCAATTATAACATCATTGTAGAGGATTGTGAATTTGGCTTTTGCCATAGTGCCTTGACATGCGGCAGTGAGTCTATCCACAATAGAAACATTATTTTGAGAAGGATAAAGGTTACCGATGCCAAGCGTCTTTTTCTCTTGAAAATGCGTCCAGACACCCCACAGCATTACGAGTACATCACCCTTGAAGACATTAAAGGTAGCGCCAAAAACATGTTTAATTTTAGTCCATGGACACAGTTTTTCGATCTCAAAGGAGAAAAAGACATCAAATTCTCCAAGGGTAACCATATTACCTTCCGAAATATTAAACTGGACTGTGACCGAATCTTTAACTCAAGGGCTTCTGATCAATATAACGTGTCCAATGTCACTATGGAAGACGTCAAGCTTTCCACCTCTCCAGACCAAGTGACCAAACCGGAATATATTGATAACTTGATCATGAAAAACGTTAAGATCAATGGTGATAAGTTATAA
- a CDS encoding purple acid phosphatase family protein — MSALLLLSFGFQRQAFGTILSAWDTVDLSQNAHLLPTVKPDRIILNLAENPLETVGVNWRTGTMESTSYLQYAIATAGPEFSEHAQTIAAKTSYLKTQQDDEPTIEAHYHEVDLNGLTPGQVYVYRVGSDKVWSEWYQFKMPKKEGPVSFFYFGDAQNDVASKWSRVIREASFQFPRVDFMLYAGDLINHEDADFEWGGWFEAGGFIHASVPVMMTPGNHEYAKGVILSKHWKPQFNLPENGPKGLEEMAYEINYPDLKVVSLDGEQIDEIPAQKMAQVEWLRNILENNPKKWTVITFHYPIYSTKPNRVNEDMLEYIKPVLEEYEVDLVLQGHDHAYARGRVTTQNGQEVLGEGPMYVVSVSGPKMYEIGDDPWMDRRAYMTQLFQWINVHDDRLEYQSLTATGELYDAFTLEKDATGKNKLINQIPDSPERVGEP, encoded by the coding sequence ATGAGTGCGTTATTGTTGTTGTCCTTTGGGTTCCAACGGCAAGCATTCGGGACAATCCTATCAGCATGGGATACGGTGGACTTATCGCAAAATGCCCATTTATTGCCTACCGTAAAGCCGGATCGCATCATCCTCAATTTAGCCGAAAATCCCTTGGAAACGGTAGGGGTAAATTGGCGAACCGGCACCATGGAGTCCACTTCATATTTGCAGTATGCTATTGCTACTGCTGGGCCTGAGTTTAGTGAGCATGCCCAAACCATTGCCGCAAAGACAAGCTACCTGAAGACCCAGCAAGATGATGAACCCACCATCGAGGCCCATTATCATGAGGTAGACTTGAACGGCTTGACTCCCGGTCAGGTGTATGTGTATCGCGTGGGATCTGATAAGGTCTGGAGTGAGTGGTACCAATTTAAAATGCCCAAGAAGGAGGGTCCAGTTAGCTTTTTCTATTTTGGCGATGCCCAAAATGATGTCGCTTCCAAGTGGAGCAGGGTTATTCGTGAAGCTAGTTTTCAATTTCCACGGGTAGATTTTATGCTTTACGCCGGTGACCTGATCAATCATGAAGATGCGGATTTCGAGTGGGGGGGATGGTTTGAAGCGGGAGGGTTTATTCATGCTTCTGTCCCCGTTATGATGACGCCCGGAAACCACGAATATGCCAAGGGAGTTATCCTGTCAAAACACTGGAAACCGCAGTTTAATTTGCCAGAAAATGGTCCTAAGGGGCTGGAAGAGATGGCCTATGAAATCAATTACCCCGACCTAAAGGTGGTGTCATTGGATGGAGAGCAGATAGATGAGATTCCTGCCCAGAAAATGGCACAGGTGGAATGGCTAAGGAATATTTTGGAAAATAACCCTAAAAAATGGACCGTTATCACCTTTCATTACCCGATTTATTCCACCAAACCAAACCGTGTTAACGAAGATATGTTGGAGTACATTAAACCTGTTTTGGAGGAATATGAGGTGGATCTAGTGTTGCAAGGGCATGATCATGCCTACGCCAGGGGACGCGTGACCACACAAAACGGTCAGGAAGTTTTGGGTGAGGGGCCGATGTATGTGGTTTCCGTAAGCGGCCCAAAAATGTATGAGATTGGCGATGATCCCTGGATGGATCGAAGGGCTTATATGACACAGCTTTTCCAATGGATAAATGTCCATGACGATCGACTTGAATATCAATCTCTAACTGCTACAGGAGAGCTTTATGATGCATTTACCCTTGAAAAGGACGCCACAGGAAAAAATAAATTGATCAATCAGATCCCAGATAGCCCAGAGCGGGTAGGGGAACCGTAA
- a CDS encoding M20 metallopeptidase family protein has product MRRDLHRHPEISGQEKRTAEFVTNYLLALGLEVKVGVGGYGVVGILKGKQGGKKIAWRADMDALKFDAQDPEVFGSIHKGINHYCGHDVHVTIALGMANVLAHHREQIKGTVYFIFQPSEENYKGAKSMISDGLFEGIAPEEMYAAHISPMPSGLVASKPGYLFADYKEIHVTYEASAADEEVIAFTKNLLSGLQNVPASSEFWDTQNLMDPTIGIGNPETIFQDYITVKENVTVSRQDGQVRISGILSASSASLMDAIPRRLQRSIDQSDFADRFMDIAFATEGFLYSTQRANIQNNSSLTEQAIQGIAGIYGQGSAIPLYGVIPDGRGDDFAYFQEKVPGVYFLLGGSNFEKGIIAMPHTPHFRVDETCIKSGVNYFSSLLIERTNN; this is encoded by the coding sequence GTGAGACGTGACTTGCACCGCCATCCAGAAATTTCTGGTCAGGAAAAAAGAACGGCCGAGTTTGTTACCAATTACTTATTGGCTCTGGGTTTGGAAGTAAAAGTGGGAGTTGGCGGTTATGGAGTGGTGGGCATTTTGAAAGGAAAACAAGGAGGGAAAAAAATCGCTTGGCGTGCGGATATGGATGCCCTCAAATTTGATGCACAGGACCCGGAAGTGTTTGGTTCTATTCATAAGGGCATCAACCATTATTGTGGACATGATGTTCACGTAACCATAGCATTGGGGATGGCAAACGTCCTGGCTCACCATAGAGAGCAGATAAAAGGTACCGTTTATTTCATCTTCCAACCTTCCGAAGAAAACTACAAAGGAGCAAAGTCCATGATCTCCGATGGGCTTTTCGAAGGAATAGCTCCGGAGGAAATGTATGCAGCCCATATTTCGCCCATGCCTTCAGGGTTGGTGGCCTCCAAACCCGGCTATTTATTTGCCGACTATAAAGAAATTCATGTGACTTATGAGGCCAGCGCGGCCGATGAAGAAGTGATAGCCTTTACAAAAAACTTGTTGTCAGGACTTCAAAATGTACCAGCATCCAGTGAATTTTGGGATACCCAAAACCTGATGGACCCGACCATAGGAATAGGAAACCCCGAAACCATTTTTCAGGATTATATCACCGTAAAAGAGAATGTTACGGTAAGTCGTCAAGACGGGCAGGTCCGTATAAGTGGCATATTGAGTGCCAGCAGTGCTTCCCTAATGGATGCCATCCCGAGACGTTTACAGCGTTCGATCGATCAGTCTGACTTTGCGGATCGATTTATGGACATTGCATTTGCCACGGAAGGATTCCTCTATTCTACCCAGCGAGCCAATATCCAAAATAATTCTTCTCTCACGGAGCAGGCCATTCAGGGGATTGCGGGGATTTATGGTCAAGGCAGCGCTATTCCTTTATATGGTGTCATTCCAGATGGCCGTGGGGATGATTTTGCGTACTTTCAGGAAAAGGTTCCCGGGGTTTATTTCCTGCTTGGAGGATCCAATTTTGAAAAGGGAATCATTGCAATGCCTCATACTCCACATTTTAGGGTGGATGAAACATGTATCAAGTCAGGAGTCAATTATTTTTCCTCTTTACTGATAGAGCGGACAAATAATTGA
- a CDS encoding PhoPQ-activated pathogenicity-related family protein has product MHRLHHGLLIVLFACCLSVPGFTQEKHAAITNFLSSPSPEFTVEWVDEIGLPHQTQYELLLTSQEWKGYTWKHRLVILVPERVQYDQALLYIGGGRLENNLPKQRDRDDAVVKGLENLAVDNNAIVAAIFQVPNQPIFDGKVEDEIISYTLHQYQETGDETWPLLFPMVKSVQRAMDAVSTFTRDETGHEVHDFLLTGLSKRGWTTWLTGSQDDRVNAIAPMVIDVLNMPVSLQYQIEMWKDYSPEIQDYVDLGIPQTSNTPEGTATISMVDPYAYRNQLDMPKLVFMGTNDPYWPIDAAKNYWHEIPGDNDLVYIPNVEHGLGDGQIALQNLSAFFEYQCLQQALPQVKMDVSKSGQKKLTVSCSFPSHVPDKVLIWEAKSPEDMDFRDEKWKSKSVKNNQTKVTLPKKGQKTFYIAYHFTSPLGKPYYISSQIVRCDADGVIK; this is encoded by the coding sequence ATGCACCGTTTACATCATGGACTGTTAATCGTTTTATTTGCTTGCTGCTTATCGGTTCCTGGCTTTACTCAGGAAAAGCATGCAGCCATCACCAATTTCCTCTCCTCTCCTTCACCCGAGTTTACGGTGGAATGGGTGGATGAAATCGGTTTACCTCATCAAACCCAATATGAGCTTCTATTGACTTCGCAGGAGTGGAAAGGCTATACTTGGAAACACCGCCTGGTGATACTGGTACCTGAACGAGTCCAGTACGATCAAGCCTTGCTTTACATCGGTGGAGGACGGCTGGAAAACAACCTGCCCAAACAGCGGGACCGTGACGATGCGGTCGTTAAAGGGCTTGAAAACCTGGCCGTGGACAATAATGCAATCGTGGCGGCCATCTTTCAAGTGCCCAACCAGCCCATATTTGATGGAAAGGTAGAAGACGAAATCATTAGCTATACCTTACACCAATACCAAGAAACGGGAGACGAAACCTGGCCCCTGCTCTTCCCAATGGTAAAATCCGTCCAGCGTGCCATGGATGCTGTATCGACCTTTACAAGGGATGAAACAGGCCATGAGGTTCATGATTTTCTATTGACCGGACTTTCCAAAAGAGGTTGGACTACGTGGCTGACCGGAAGTCAGGACGATCGGGTCAACGCCATTGCCCCCATGGTAATCGATGTACTGAACATGCCTGTCAGCTTACAATATCAAATAGAAATGTGGAAAGATTACAGTCCAGAAATTCAGGATTATGTGGACTTGGGCATTCCACAAACGTCCAATACTCCTGAAGGAACGGCGACCATCTCCATGGTGGATCCCTATGCCTACCGCAATCAATTGGACATGCCAAAGCTAGTCTTTATGGGCACCAATGATCCTTATTGGCCCATCGATGCGGCAAAAAACTACTGGCATGAAATCCCTGGAGACAATGACTTGGTATACATTCCCAATGTGGAACATGGCTTGGGGGATGGCCAAATTGCCCTGCAAAACCTCAGTGCCTTCTTCGAATATCAATGTCTGCAGCAAGCCCTACCTCAAGTGAAGATGGATGTAAGCAAGTCTGGCCAGAAAAAGCTGACGGTCTCCTGTAGTTTTCCATCCCACGTCCCAGATAAGGTCTTGATTTGGGAGGCCAAATCACCAGAAGACATGGATTTCAGGGATGAAAAGTGGAAATCAAAATCCGTTAAAAACAACCAAACCAAGGTCACCTTACCCAAGAAAGGCCAGAAAACGTTTTACATTGCCTATCACTTCACCAGTCCATTAGGGAAACCTTATTACATCTCCAGTCAAATCGTCCGCTGTGATGCTGATGGCGTGATCAAGTGA
- a CDS encoding Crp/Fnr family transcriptional regulator, which yields MKKEVEKYIQVYLRQFSHLGPEVAEFIQPYLSIRQIPKGEYYLSSGEIQHDMGFVYEGLCRRFFINDKGNEITTGFIQENEYVTDYPAFIRQQPSKYHIQCLEPSIVVNLPYEVIQESYRKFRQSEMQGRLIAEKVLTILSDRVESFLFLTAEERYLNFLANHEDLMNRVSLTHLASFLGIERQSLSRIRKRIASK from the coding sequence ATGAAAAAGGAAGTGGAGAAGTATATCCAAGTGTATCTTCGACAATTTAGCCATCTCGGGCCAGAAGTAGCCGAATTCATTCAGCCTTACCTCAGCATTCGCCAAATTCCCAAAGGTGAATATTACCTAAGCAGTGGAGAAATACAGCACGATATGGGGTTTGTATATGAGGGATTATGCAGAAGGTTCTTTATCAATGATAAAGGAAATGAGATTACCACTGGATTTATCCAAGAAAATGAATATGTAACGGACTATCCAGCCTTTATCAGGCAACAACCATCCAAATATCACATACAGTGTCTGGAGCCATCCATTGTCGTAAATTTACCCTATGAGGTGATTCAGGAAAGTTATCGGAAGTTTAGGCAAAGTGAAATGCAAGGGAGATTGATTGCAGAAAAGGTGCTGACGATTTTGAGTGATCGTGTGGAAAGCTTCTTGTTTCTGACAGCAGAAGAGCGGTATTTGAATTTTTTGGCCAACCATGAAGACCTGATGAACCGGGTGAGCCTGACCCATTTGGCTTCATTTTTAGGCATTGAGCGACAATCCTTAAGTCGGATCAGAAAAAGAATTGCTTCCAAATGA
- a CDS encoding glycerophosphodiester phosphodiesterase family protein, with protein sequence MNRIKIRPIYFWAVLALMSCGSLCHGQVAAIQERFLHSDHLMVASHRAAHQHYPENSLAAIQEAITIGVDIIELDIRVTRDGVPVIMHDQTIDRTTTGIGDIEQLDYGDIHSLKLLHQGKVTDQSIPTLQEALMLCKGKVMVDMDMKTDKIDEVVEVVKAIGAIDQLIFFDADWEVLERISHKLDGAHLMPRAYKPNDIKKAVKRLDPVAIHIDPSFYTAKTIKLANKHGLRIWINSLGDRDKALKRAPDVQASCKWLEKGANMVQTDLPEFWVSVRESLDE encoded by the coding sequence ATGAATCGAATAAAGATACGACCGATTTATTTTTGGGCGGTACTGGCCTTAATGAGCTGTGGATCGCTTTGTCATGGACAGGTAGCAGCCATCCAAGAGCGTTTTTTACACAGTGACCATTTGATGGTTGCCTCTCATCGGGCCGCCCATCAGCACTATCCAGAAAACAGTTTGGCAGCGATCCAGGAAGCCATTACCATTGGGGTGGACATTATAGAATTGGATATTCGTGTGACGCGCGATGGTGTTCCGGTGATCATGCATGACCAAACGATCGACAGGACCACCACGGGAATAGGGGATATAGAGCAGTTGGATTATGGGGACATTCATTCCCTGAAATTGCTTCACCAGGGCAAAGTGACCGATCAGTCCATTCCTACGCTACAGGAGGCCCTAATGCTGTGCAAAGGAAAGGTCATGGTGGATATGGACATGAAGACCGATAAAATCGATGAAGTGGTTGAGGTGGTAAAAGCAATAGGGGCAATAGATCAGCTGATCTTTTTCGATGCCGATTGGGAGGTGCTGGAAAGAATAAGCCATAAGCTGGATGGAGCCCACCTGATGCCCCGGGCATATAAGCCGAATGATATTAAAAAGGCGGTGAAGCGACTGGATCCAGTGGCCATCCATATAGATCCCAGCTTTTATACTGCTAAAACCATCAAATTGGCCAATAAACATGGTTTGAGGATTTGGATCAATTCCCTTGGCGATCGCGATAAGGCTTTGAAGAGGGCTCCTGACGTGCAGGCATCATGTAAATGGTTGGAAAAAGGAGCCAATATGGTACAGACGGACTTGCCCGAATTTTGGGTTAGCGTAAGAGAATCTTTGGATGAGTAA